The nucleotide sequence ACGCATTCCGCATTGCCGATCAACTCCTGCTCGCGCCTTATGGCGTGGACGAGTCCGTGATCGAAGCCACCTTCTCGCGCATGCGCCAGCATGCTGTCGACTATGCCGATCTGTATTTCCAGTACACCCGCAGCGAGGGCTGGAGTCTGGAGGAAGGCATCGTCAAGTCCGGCAGTTTCAGCATCGATCAGGGCGTGGGTGTCCGCGCCGTTGCCGGCGACAAGACCGCTTTTGCCTATTCCGATGATATCGGTGCCGAAGCCATTGGCCGTGCAGCTGATGCGGTACGTGCCATCGGTGCGATTGGTGGCGATGGCTCGGCCGGACGGCAGTCGCCGCAGCGCGGGCGTGACCTGTACCCGGCCATCGACCCCTGTTACAGCCTGGAAGCCGCGGCCAAGGTCGCTCTGCTGGAAAAGGTGGAAAAGCTGGCCCGCGCCATGGACCCACGGGTGATCCAGGTGATGGCTGGCGTGGCTTCGGAATACGACGTGGTTTACGTGGCACGGCATGATGGCGTGCGTGCTGCGGATGTGCGCCCGCTGGTGCGGCTGTCGGTGCATGTGATTGCCGAACAGGATGGCCGCCGCGAACAGGGTTCCGGCGGTGGCGGTGGTCGTTTTGACCTGACCCGTTTCGACGATGAGCTGGTGGAACTCTATGTGCGTCAGGCAGTGAACCAGGCGCTGATCAATCTGGAAGCTCGTCCGGCCCCGGCCGGCCAGATGACGG is from Aquitalea aquatilis and encodes:
- the tldD gene encoding metalloprotease TldD yields the protein MQDAFRIADQLLLAPYGVDESVIEATFSRMRQHAVDYADLYFQYTRSEGWSLEEGIVKSGSFSIDQGVGVRAVAGDKTAFAYSDDIGAEAIGRAADAVRAIGAIGGDGSAGRQSPQRGRDLYPAIDPCYSLEAAAKVALLEKVEKLARAMDPRVIQVMAGVASEYDVVYVARHDGVRAADVRPLVRLSVHVIAEQDGRREQGSGGGGGRFDLTRFDDELVELYVRQAVNQALINLEARPAPAGQMTVVLGSGWPGVLLHEAIGHGLEGDFNRKGTSAFSGKLGQRVAAAGVTVVDDGTLDGRRGSLAIDDEGNQTNRTVLIEDGILKGYMQDAMNARLMQVAPTGNGRRESYAHIPMPRMTNTYMLGGQHDPKEIIASVKDGLYAANFGGGQVDITSGKFVFSASEAWRIEDGKLTYPVKGATLIGNGPDVLGHVSMIGNDMALDQGVGVCGKEGQSVPVGVGQPTLRIDGGLTVGGTAG